The Methanomethylovorans hollandica DSM 15978 genome includes a region encoding these proteins:
- a CDS encoding HTH domain-containing protein encodes MIHIQVPASSQIHKTANTVFNRSNDGDFKVIQPQQIAEIYNHKTAHYTEGIIYPALRFEDFKADLFPKIKNLIRSYNYNHPWLALNDQQMLEKAGLWKRDLKSAQEGYTLAAALLLGKDEVIQQILPYFKIDALVRIEDIYRYDDREYIQTNLIEAYEQLMTFVGKHLPDKFYIEGDQRVSLRNKIFREVVANLIVHREYMNAYPCTFIIYADRIEAENANNPHGEGQIDPERFAPFPKNPAIVKFFMQLGRVDELGSGVLNVNRFIKEYAGSGTPQFIEGSTFKTIIPIPEGLIKEGMTQNTKLKRIGGSLSDTVSDTVSDTVSDTVSDTVSDTVKLRLSKIILLLYQNPGRNSNELSNELNVSIATIRRDLQKIAKLVTFEGPPKTGGYFLRQEMKQKMEQKS; translated from the coding sequence GTGATCCACATCCAGGTTCCTGCCAGCTCACAGATACATAAGACCGCCAATACAGTGTTCAACCGCAGTAATGACGGGGATTTCAAAGTCATACAGCCACAGCAGATAGCGGAAATTTATAATCACAAAACAGCGCATTATACAGAAGGCATAATTTATCCCGCACTGCGCTTTGAAGACTTCAAAGCCGACCTGTTCCCAAAAATAAAGAATCTTATCAGAAGCTACAATTACAACCATCCCTGGCTGGCACTGAACGACCAGCAGATGCTGGAAAAAGCAGGTCTGTGGAAGCGAGACCTCAAAAGTGCACAAGAAGGCTATACACTTGCAGCAGCTTTGCTGCTTGGAAAAGACGAAGTAATCCAGCAAATTCTTCCTTACTTTAAAATCGATGCTCTTGTCCGTATTGAAGACATTTACCGCTACGATGACCGCGAATACATCCAGACGAACCTGATAGAAGCCTACGAACAGCTAATGACATTTGTAGGCAAGCATTTGCCTGACAAATTTTATATAGAAGGCGATCAGCGGGTAAGTCTTAGAAATAAAATATTCAGAGAAGTAGTTGCAAATTTGATAGTCCACAGGGAATACATGAACGCCTACCCCTGCACATTTATAATCTATGCAGACCGGATCGAAGCTGAAAACGCCAACAATCCACATGGAGAAGGACAGATCGATCCGGAAAGGTTTGCTCCGTTCCCAAAAAACCCCGCGATAGTAAAATTCTTCATGCAACTTGGAAGAGTAGATGAACTGGGTTCTGGTGTTTTAAACGTAAATCGCTTTATTAAGGAATACGCAGGTAGTGGCACTCCTCAGTTTATTGAAGGTAGTACATTTAAGACAATTATTCCGATACCTGAAGGACTTATTAAAGAAGGAATGACACAAAATACAAAACTAAAAAGAATTGGTGGTTCTTTAAGTGATACAGTAAGTGATACAGTAAGTGATACAGTAAGTGATACAGTAAGTGATACAGTAAGTGATACAGTAAAACTGAGACTCTCAAAAATCATATTGTTACTTTATCAAAATCCAGGCAGAAATTCAAATGAATTATCAAATGAGTTGAATGTATCAATAGCTACCATACGCAGAGATTTACAAAAAATAGCTAAATTGGTCACATTTGAAGGTCCGCCAAAAACGGGTGGTTATTTCCTGAGACAGGAAATGAAACAAAAAATGGAGCAGAAATCGTAA
- a CDS encoding AlbA family DNA-binding domain-containing protein, with translation MSRLGLERLKRLLKEQEGIRLEFKEARTALPRNLFETICAMLNRDGGDIILGADDNGNIIGVEQSEIENMVANLVNLSNNPQKLDPPFILFPQTYEIKGK, from the coding sequence GTGAGCAGATTGGGACTGGAACGGCTTAAGAGATTACTCAAAGAACAGGAAGGCATACGTCTGGAGTTTAAGGAAGCGCGTACAGCTTTGCCAAGGAACTTGTTTGAAACCATCTGCGCCATGCTCAACCGGGATGGAGGGGACATCATTCTCGGAGCCGATGATAATGGCAATATAATAGGAGTTGAGCAGTCAGAGATCGAAAACATGGTTGCCAATCTGGTCAATCTTTCAAACAACCCGCAAAAGCTTGACCCACCGTTCATACTGTTTCCGCAAACCTATGAAATCAAAGGAAAATAG